TTACTGTAGATGTCCAAGCAGTTTTCATTATTGGTTTCTTTGTACCTGGGCCTGGTCGATTGATTATGCATTCGAATAAAAATATCAGTcagaacgacacgaagcacggcaCAGTTGCGTAAGGCTGCCCGCATGGTTCTGCGCTTGATGGTCATTGAGCATTCACAACCTTGTGCGGCCCGTTCCGTAACATTGAACTGCCGATTATTGTGGAATGAATACTAGCAAGACTGCTCTGTACAGATGGCTACGATATTTGCATGCGCCATTTGATGCATTGAAGAAAACGCGCATCAGAGGACGTCCATAAGCATCGGAAAGTACATCATGCTGCGGTGGTACTGATGAGAAGAGAGTAGGAGGCCGCGTGGTAGCTCTGAGGAACGACTAAAATAATCCGTTGGCGGGGTTTCACTCAACGACTTTGGTCTACTGCGGTAGCGTAGAGGGCTCAAACTCTGggtcgtaagtgctcacgtaTTTACGGAGCCCGCTAAAGACGGTGGATCACAAGGACGCTTTTCAAGATGAACTCAACACAATGATGTTCAACATATCCAATCAACACGCGGCTATTGCTGAAATTGATGCGAACGCAACTATGGGtctcgaacaacaatccgacgGTTTTGGAAAACGGTACTACCCTGCGGAGCAAACGTCGTACAACAATCGTCTAGTGGACCTTTGCGACCATGCATCGTTGCTTCTACATTTAAAAGGAATCACCGACCCCATCAGCTTACGTAGCAAGTATCAACcctttaacgcctgaagagcagcgcaagtgGAAGATGAGAACCTTCAAACTTCTGCTCGATTACGCGCACTGACGAAGAACATACCTTTGTCAGACATACGAAAATTTAGAACTGTGTGGGATGTCACATTCAACTCCTAccaccgcccagttcttctcatctTGTGGGTACGgtttaagaaaagaagttgaGGAGTTcaaccttaaaggcaccataccgcgaatctgacgtagcaTGGATTTCCCATAGAAAGCTTCTGTGcaggattgtagattgcggaaaagtaggtggttccgcttatctctaCGTACTGGCTAGCCGTAACAGCCCGTAagccgccgttttttttacgacggcttACATTGCAATACGCCACCCTTATGTCCGCGCCGCATCAACGAGTGACCCTTCGAGGATTTATAAGGTGTCCTCACCAGCCGGTTCAAGTTAAACTAATGAGTAAACTGCTGATGGGAACAAAACGTGCACATCGAGGCGCTTTCTCATGCACTGCAAGCGAACTGAAGCGATTTCCACAGCGTTTCTAGCGGCGATGACGGAGACATGGGCGGAACCATgtgttttccgcaatctatgACACCCGTACAGAAACTTTtcatgagaaatccataccatgtCAGATTCATGGTGTGCTGTCTTTAACCGTAGATTGACATGGGAGatctgaaagacgaaaaatgcagaaaacaaTCCTGACAGCGGGTGTCGATCAATATTGAAGTGCGAACCAAGAAGAAGTCTAGTCTAGAAGTAGACGCCGACTCTTTTGTCGTATTGTATTCAGGACCCTGCCAAAAGAACGCTTCCGGTTGTTATGTTGTAAAAGAAGTTCGCCTTTGCAAAGACgaagatccacgtacaattctttTTGTGTCGTCCGTACTACTGGCGATCTGAACCGGGAGAAAAGTCTGAGAAGAAAGTTACGTTGTTAGTTGAAACGTGAAACGCGAGAACGAATGGATATCAAAGGCGAAGAAGTTTGAAATGGCTTTGAAGGAGAAGAACTTGAGAAAAGCATATGTTCTGCTGTCATTGACAGTCAACGATAGGAACCTCTTCATTTTGCCACACTGTGAATAGAGTTATATATctgtacatatacatattcaatataatatatacttATATACGTTGTCGTTATAGATCTCATGCGAGGAACAGTTGAGTACTCTCATTGATGTATTTCTTTCACCATTTGGATGTGTTTGTTCTCGCTTCAAACAGAACAAAGTTGCAACATATCGTCCAGCTTCTATCGAAATTATAGCAGCTGTAGCATACGGTTCACGAGCATGTCATTATATTCAGCACTTCACCACAAACAcgacgaaaaaagaagtaaacgCGAAACTTTGATTATTCTCATctttatggagtattttcttcacacacccacacacgcACActgctcggtgcagttgcgtaagcagcggcgcggcggagcgtagcggctacgATCAGGTGTGGACGTTTTCTGGCATCCTTGCAGTTAACGATAGTCATCACCACGGCAGCGCCttcgcagtcgcttacggagCAGCACCGTCTTTCATATCGTTCTGATCCTACTGCAGCTAGTCGCAAATAGGTCAACATTGATAATTTTGGATGTTCCGAGTTCAAATTTCGACGGATCACTCAAAGAAATCTTTCTAGATTTTCATCGTCATCTTATTGCATCCTTCTAAGCTAATTTGTAATTTACTACTAAGGATTCCTTTATTTACgtacagaaaaaagtaaaaaaaaatcagcaggATAATGTAGTCGATCACTGGATTGACACTACACCTTCGCACGAGAGGATGTCATATTTTACCTGTCTGCTATGGAACTCCTCAAAATTTGTCTGAATCGTTTGCGTCAATGGGgtttgatttgaaaagaaaaacacgtaAATACTTTATTCTTGGGcgtaattattttttctcaaattctgtTAAACAATCGTAGCTGCCAATGGAAATATTACTTGTAAGAGTTGCAGTAGCACGGTCAACTaaaatattcattattattggAGCGTAAAGGAGGGAAGATGAACAATAACTTACCAAGGCTATTAAAGTGTCAAGAATTGGGACACCAACGGAAACGCTAAGAATATTCCCACTTCCACCATTTCCACTAGTCTGCCCTCCTCCAGTAATACCTCCAAGTagtccaccaccaccaccagtgACTCCGCCAAGTACAGTACCGGCGACTCCGCTAAGAAGTCCGCCACCAGTTCCGCCTCCACCTCCGCCGGTAACTGAACCAAGAACTCCGCCTACAgcgccgccaccaccaccaccggtCTGTCCTCCACCGCCTCCTGTAAGAACATATATGGTTCATGTGACTCTAGAAGAAGGTCATCTTGATCCGTCAACACTCAAACTGACCAAGTACATTTCCGAGCACTCCATCAACCAGCGACGCTgttgaaacttgaaaaaacaaCGTAAAATATATGAAGATCATGTGGGCTGCAGACATCGTCTTCTGGAAATCACAACacattttaatattattgtgGTCACCTATTTGATGGGGTGAATACGGAACGGATCAGCCTCGCTTCATCCGCGCGGAATTCATCTGATCTCCGATTTATCTGCTTTTATATGCTTCTTGCTACAAAATGGCAACTTCCGATGGAGGTTTCTGGATTGGTCGTGTAAACAAGCGTGATGAATGTTGATTTTGGCAAATACGatccaatttcatttttcatattgCGACTAACGATAGTTGTTTTTGAATTCACGCACAGCATGACGACTGCAGAGCTTTTAAAATTCTCTGCTctgttttatttcactttaaaGCCTAatctactactttttttaacttcattTTTAAGCTTATAACCTCCTACGTGGAGTAATCCGTGATCCTTCGGGGGGGTCAAAACAACGGGAAACAGTGGATTACCGAGGATGGTGGAACAGTGGATTACCGAGGATGGTGGAAATCCAGTACA
This window of the Necator americanus strain Aroian chromosome III, whole genome shotgun sequence genome carries:
- a CDS encoding hypothetical protein (NECATOR_CHRIII.G12754.T1) codes for the protein MMFNISNQHAAIAEIDANATMGLEQQSDGFGKRYYPAEQTSYNNRLVDLCDHASLLLHLKGITDPISLRSKYQPFNA
- a CDS encoding hypothetical protein (NECATOR_CHRIII.G12755.T1), with translation MSAAHMIFIYFTLFFQVSTASLVDGVLGNVLGGGGGQTGGGGGGAVGGVLGSVTGGGGGGTGGGLLSGVAGTVLGGVTGGGGGLLGGITGGGQTSGNGGSGNILSVSVGVPILDTLIALLTVLLQLLQVIFPLAATIV
- a CDS encoding hypothetical protein (NECATOR_CHRIII.G12754.T2), with the protein product MMFNISNQHAAIAEIDANATMGLEQQSDGFGKRIGTPTETLRIFPLPPFPLVCPPPVIPPSSPPPPPVTPPSTVPATPLRSPPPVPPPPPPVTEPRTPPTAPPPPPPVCPPPPPVRTYMVHVTLEEGHLDPSTLKLTKYISEHSINQRRC